In Oryza sativa Japonica Group chromosome 1, ASM3414082v1, the genomic stretch CAATATCAAATAATACTGATTACATTCATAACTCGAAGACCATAAAAAATGTCAAATGCCAAGTACTTTTTATtgcttagagagagagagagaggggtactTTTTACTAGGAAGAGAGTACTAACGTTGTGATGCATGCGTTGACCCTATGTGTATGTACTGTACATTAattatatcgatcgatcgatctagtTGGCTATTATGTCTACTATACTGTCTTTACTTGTAACACTACTCCGGACTACTGTTTTGCACGCACCAcccaacaatatatatatgtagctaGGAAGCAGGAATGGTCCAGCTCGCTAAGGCCAACAAACCCCATGCGTGTATATGCTATGCAAGCTGACTCTAGATGAGATACGGATCCAGAAAATAATAGCAgggttttaaataaaataaataaaattatgacCCTTCCTTTGcttgtatatatatgaaaaaaaaattattagtgATGACTCACATGATCCTATAATTATCCGTAGTAGAGGCTCGAGCCCTCATCGTTCTCGTCGTGTTAGATCCGCCGATATCTCGATCCatcttaatttaatttaacCCTGTCCTTCAAAATGAAAATATCAATAGCTTGTAGTGCTTTGACTTTGCTGTTGATCGACTGAGATCGATCGGTTGGTCAGTATACGTATACATGCATGCAGGTGACCTGATCTCTTGGTTaacttaattatatattattacCAATGGTGTATtccctctgtccaaaaaaaatttaacttcaGATTAAATTTTGTTCTACAGAAAATCAACTTTTACCATACTGCCTACCCTCAGCACGTAAAGCAGAAAATTTTATCTCTTCAATATATACCTTTTACCTACCCATCACTATTActgtttttttaatgattaaGGGTATTTTAGTTATTCTCCATCTTCACTAATTTTATCTTAGAATGTAAGAAATGAATTTTTTTCGAGAAAGATGGAGTATACGAAGTAGTAGATCGATGAAGATGCATGAGTACTAGCTAGTGTCGACTCGATCTGACTCAAGAGTCAAGATGAATGGATGGATCACAGATCAGTCCCGGCCAATGCACACGACAAATTAAGCTAAATATGCATGCTACTGCGCGCCTAGTAACATGCAAACGCGAGGTAATCGATCGAATGGAGGCGAGTACATGCATGCAGAGGCAGGGTCGCCAGCCATGCAAGCTAGCGCTAGCAGGTTACGCATGCAGCAGGTCAACCCCTTGTCGTATCCCATGGCTTCTCCCTAATTAATTCCTCTTGTTGCTTTGCTCCCCACTGTCGTCAGTGCCCCACTGCACTGCATGCTCTCCTCTCACTGTTACTACTATAAATCTCATCATTCCACCGCCCGCCCAGTACCCTTCTTTATAAGTCAACTCTTTATTCACCATTACACGCACAGTAATTAATTTGCAGCAGTACAGTATCAGTATGGCAGCTGCTAGATCAATCGATCAGCTTGTTGGTAATTATTCATGCAGTCGCACGTCACTGCCCATGCATCAACGATCATATATATCgacaagtaattaattaagctagcttGGCCAGCAGTACGTGAGTCTGacgatgcatgcatggatgaccCTGCTAATTAATTATACTTCCTCCATACTCATAGAAAAAGTCCTTTAGAACAATATTTAAATCaaacatttaaaatataaatcatgaataactcttaaattgttgagtttaaaaatgtaaaaattatatgaatagatttgtcttgaaaaatactttcataaaagtgcacatatattacttttcaataaatatttttatagaaaaaagaagtcaaaattgtgttttgtaaaccgtgtcgctgtccaaaacgacttcctttacgagtatcaACCAATCGAATTGCCCTCCCTCTCAAAAGTCAACCTCCTCCAAATTAAAGGCATGCAAGACGCCAAAGGCGGCAGATCTGTATTCTTCCCGTGGACGGTGTGCGCATGCATGCgtacaaacttttttttttgttggatttgGTACGAGCGTAGCTGATAAAGATAGCTAGCTCATCAGCTTCCTTCACAGAATCACAAGAACTAGTGGCATATGAATCCTACATACTTCTATCCAATTCGATCGATCATTCACCTTGTGCCTATGCAATAGGCAATATCTGAGCTAGCGAACACAGTaactctcccctcccccctcctcacGCGCCGATCataaattaatactccctccgtaatgtatgacgccgttaactttttaagatGCGTTTGATCGTTcatcttatataaaaaaatatataatttttattatttatttaaagtaTGATTTAACTATTATATttgtatttgcacaaaaatttgaataagataaatagtcaaacatcgatcaaaaagtcaacggcatcatacattaaaaaataaaggtaGTATTCAATATTTTGTAAAATATTGATCGGACTTGTAAAATTTCAACAATCAATTTTATATCATAATAAAGTAATATAATACGTTTATGACATTATGATAGTATTTTCCATTTTTATGCGCGCAACTTTACATcaattgtttatttattttctaatttatcATTTAAGAATTTGTTAATCGCCAGTGTTTCAAAGGTTTGATCGAGTATTTACACCACGGATCAATTAATCAATATGCACAAGTACAAAAGAATTAATTAAGAATATGTATAACTATGCCGTTGATCTGCACATTAATTTGGAGACAAGGCTGATTATTCAAGATTTTGCCAGAATTGCAATTACATAATCAAATGTATGATGCCGGAATATATTGAAGATGGGTGGAGCTTTTACATGGTACTCCGTACTGAATTGGCACGCATGCCAATAATCTAGCTGATGTTTGCGTTTGGCCAAAGTGATCAAATTATTAAGAAACATAGTTTGTCTTCATTCCTGCATTTATTCTTTCGTCTCGACAGCTCTGTAGGGCTCTTTTTAGGGGACAAATCAAGGATATTATATGAGATTAGGTATAGTTTCCAGCTGCATACCTAGCCCCGCTGAACTTGCGCTTAATTAGTTATTTCTCCGGCCACATATtcagcatatatatacatggttCTATCAGTGTGGTGGTTGATTAATTAGCTGCGCTGGGCGTGCAGAATATTTCCATCGATCGTATCCATCGATAGAGACGTGAACAATATGTGCTTTCTAGATACAGTAGTAGTATATACTTCATAGTTGATATATATGGCGAAACTATTCTAAACACTCGAGGAGAAACTATTCTCCTCGTTGTTTACATGTCATctttaaataattataaaattttgTTATAAAGTTCAATAAGATAGATAAATATGTGATAAAtctcactccacaaacataaatgtcaaatttaacttctataaattttaaaaaatatttgacattaTAATATATGTCAAGAGGATATCGTCTCAGAGAGCTTAATCTACGCCCACATATATACATAGTTTAATTAGGGCGCGCTACATACTAGAGATTGTTTGGAGGCAGTGCTGCATGCATGCCCTACCTAGCTGcatactaattaattattcgAGCAGTTCAAATGGATCAGAGAATAATTAGGAGAAGTAGCAGCACAGGGGTAAAAGCTAGTGGAAAAAggtggtgcatgcatgcattggtTAAaagtctcgatcgatcgattgtcAATTCTTCGCAATCATAGATGCTAGCTAGCTTTAGTTGTTGACAATTGCATATTAGTTGCACCATTATATATGTTGTGTTGGGTCAGTTGGTTCCATCGATTGCCAATTCTTGGCAGTAACATATATAGAACTTAATATACATATGCAGTTTCCTGAACATGCATAAACACATCTCCAGATGTTTCATCCTGCAAACGTCcgatatattcatatatagtatcgagctagctagctggatTATTACTACTTAAGGGCAGGCCGGGATATCAAAATCTCAATCAAAGGTCACCTACTACATACCTGCACCCATCTTCAATTCAATCCATTTTGGCCTGCTTCAACCTACACCGAttgaattaatttaattattaataaCTGCACCACACGCGCTTACTCATCTCTCTCAACACGTAATTTGTTCTGTTTGGTGATCATGAgtgaatatatgtatatatgtttaCATAATGATCAgtgaatatatgtatatagacaTATAATTCAGGCTAacactcgatcgatcgatcgatctatccaTCTAGCTACCATGAGGGGTACATTTGTCATTTTGGGACGATGAAGAGAGATCGAACTCCGGCCTCTCACTCTCACTATATATACACGCATACCCTGGGCTGGGTTGGTAGATTATATTAATGAAGTCACACTCACACACTAGCTAGCTAACCAGCCAGTTAATACTCCATATAAACAAACTGATCCTATCTTGGAAGAATTAAgcaagtagcagcagcagcttagGTTGATCATATGGATGGTGCGATGCAAGAGAGCAGAGAGTAttggcgcgacggcggcgatgtcgTCGGAGAGGAGCTCTTGAGGGAGATCCTCGATGAGACCGCCGCGGTGCATTCCAATTCCAATtccaattcaaattcaaattccaattcaaaggaggcggaggaggaggatgagagaGAATATTTTGCCGCAGCTGCAGCGGATGAGCAGCTGCAGGTGGAGGCTccttgcgggcggcggcggcgggagtcgATGGTGAACAAGCTCATCTCCACGGTGTATTCTGGGCCAACCATCAGCGACATCGAGAGCGCTCtctccttcaccgccgccggcgaccatcagCTACTCGCCGACGGTCACAATTTCGCTGCAAGTAGCTGTAGCCCAGTGTAAGTGTAGCTACCTCTGTCTCTGTTTGtacatatgcatgtatatatgctaGCTTAATTAACTGCAtgcttatatatatgttactccTGCGCATGCTTGTAATTTAATTTACTTGTGACATGCTCGTTGGGAGGagtgatatatatattacttggtggaaaaatgataaaattaattaaaagaaTGAATAAATATATAGGGTTTTCTCGCCGGAGAAGACGTTGAGCAAGACGATGGAGAACAAGTACACACTGAAGATGAAAAGCTGTGGGAATAATGGTGGGCTCGCAGATGATGGGTACAAATGGAGAAAGTATGGCCAGAAATCCATTAAGAACAGCCCAAACCCCAggtatatatatttgtactactctctctctctctctatatatatagtagtatatacCATATACATTTGcatctactagctagctagctagcaaaccAGGCGGCTCAATTAATTAGTGATACATGAAACTAAGGAAAGTGGGAGCTAATTAAACACCAGCTGTGCAGTGTTAGGCCTCAAATGGCATGTGAAGTTATGTATCGTCCCTTGATTGTCATCGAGGACAAGATCAAGTATCCATGCATGTAGACGTGTCGATTAATTGTTCGTCTGCAGTACTTTGCTTAATTAGCTACTAGCTCTTGCTAGGTTaattacatacatacatatagtaagaaaaaataaacttatataTAGGACGCGTGTATGTATGTGGGATGGATGCAGGAGCTACTACCGGTGCACGAATCCGCGGTGCAACGCGAAGAAGCAGGTGGAGCGAGCTGTGGACGAACCCGACACTCTGATCGTCACCTACGAGGGTCTCCACCTGCACTACACCTACTCTCACTTCCTCCACTccacttcttcctcctcgtcgtctaCTACCACCCAACAACAACTGCAGCCTCAGCCTCAGATGATGACCAACTGCAAGAAGAAGCCCAAGCTGCACCTGCACCCGCTGCTGCACGAcgacccacccccacccccaccgccgccggaaaTGACGACCATGATGATAATGCAGAGCTTCAGCATCCAGCAACAACAACATGATGATGATCAGCTGCTGCAGCCTGCTGCAGATGATCACTTGATGGTGCAGGCTCCCCCCGATGATTGTTACAATATtaacggcagcagcagcagcggcttgATGATGAGCTtggacgacgacgagcaggccgccggcgccggcgggctaCTGGAGGACGTGGTGCCTCTGCtggtccgccgcccgccgccgcccatctgcaacaacaacaactactACTACTCGCCGGCCACCACCTGCACCTCTGACAACGAGTAcggctcgtcggcgtcggcgtcgccgtcctcctccgtctccgtctccaGCTGGACTACTCCCATGTCTCCCTGCATCGACATGGCCATACTCTCCAACATCTTCTAGCTATATTCAAATTAATGAAATTTCATCTAGTattctctagctagctagctagtcgaTCTAGTACTTACAAGATATATATAGGTATGTATGCGTACTGTACGTACGTAGCTAGTGCAGCACGTATTACTACTATAGTTGTTGCTTTTGTTAATTTCCAGCTGATCCACCATGCATCGTATCGAAAGGTACACGTTGTATCTACTACTATATGTATGTATCTTCATCAGAGTATAGTATATAGAAGTAGTATATGTAGATCCATCCTATGCTATGTCATATGGAAATCTAGCTATAAGATGCTCTCGCCGGCCGGCTGGCTTAAATATTGGCGATgcaataataattaatataatcTCTATATTTGTATCAATCATATATTGATGAGATATTGCACGAGTTAAATCGCCCGGACTGTCAATATTTTCTGCGgctaataaaaaaatcacattgCTCATCCAATGCCTCTATCACATTCTTTCTTGTTCACATTTCCTCTTCTCGGTGGTAATATAATAGTAGCAtctgaaagaaaagaaaagtactATATGTTTGGGCCTAGTATCATGTTGGCCCAACACATCATACACGTAAGATCTGGCCGGCCCAAAACAAATGCGAATCCATGGGCTTGGTTTTTCCACGGGCCTTTAAAGAAAGAAAGCGAGGAAGGAAATGCTAATGGGCCGGCCCGCATGGCAGAGAGAGTACAACGGCTACTCGGGTGGGGGGCCCACAGTCAGAGGGAGACAGCTCGTGCTAGAAAAAGTAGGCGACTTGCCCACTCCAACCAAAGTGACCGTTGCAACCTCATCTccgctcctcttcctcctcctcgtcgtcgttgtcgtcgtcggcggcgcatCCAGCCTCGacgtgccggcggcggtgggtggcgggGCAGCAGACGAGCAAGAAAGAGATCCCTAGTCTCTCTCGATGGCGACGGACGCGTCCCccaagccggcgccgccgcgcctcaacgtgccgccggcgatggcgggggGGCTCCGCCTCGAtcccgccgtcgcctccccggcccgcctcctcctcgacgtCCCCAAGACGCCATCCCCTTCCAAGACCACGTACAGCGACCGCTTCATCCcctgccgctcctcctcccgcctccACAACTTCGCCCTCCTCGACCGCGAccgcgcctccccctcctccaccaccgacgACGCCCC encodes the following:
- the LOC4326396 gene encoding probable WRKY transcription factor 49 → MDGAMQESREYWRDGGDVVGEELLREILDETAAVHSNSNSNSNSNSNSKEAEEEDEREYFAAAAADEQLQVEAPCGRRRRESMVNKLISTVYSGPTISDIESALSFTAAGDHQLLADGHNFAASSCSPVVFSPEKTLSKTMENKYTLKMKSCGNNGGLADDGYKWRKYGQKSIKNSPNPRSYYRCTNPRCNAKKQVERAVDEPDTLIVTYEGLHLHYTYSHFLHSTSSSSSSTTTQQQLQPQPQMMTNCKKKPKLHLHPLLHDDPPPPPPPPEMTTMMIMQSFSIQQQQHDDDQLLQPAADDHLMVQAPPDDCYNINGSSSSGLMMSLDDDEQAAGAGGLLEDVVPLLVRRPPPPICNNNNYYYSPATTCTSDNEYGSSASASPSSSVSVSSWTTPMSPCIDMAILSNIF